The following are encoded in a window of Methylicorpusculum oleiharenae genomic DNA:
- a CDS encoding alpha-amylase family glycosyl hydrolase, with amino-acid sequence MAVSHYPSLYQINTRVRHRKFCRDRGGAAGIGDWPDSEWQGIAEQGFDWLWLLGVWQTGQAGAQVSRSHEPWQAGFHASLAYLSEDDICGSCFAVAAYRTAKCLGGDEALASVRKKLNERGLKLMLDFVPNHTALDHPWVRQRPEFYIQGSYEDLTREPQNYIELESLHGKHVFAYGRDPYFDGWPDALQVDYSNPKVQESMIAELLAIAERCDGVRCDMAMLILPDVFERTWGKSIEPFWPKAIAAVRERFPNFVLLAEVYWDLEWTLQQQGFNYTYDKRLYDRLRDQVGRPVREHLVADLDFQSKLARFLENHDEPRAAETFPQDIHKAAAIVTFLSPGLRFFHDGQLTGKRVHIPIHLCRGPDETADQRLSEFYSDLLQTLQRPVFRGGEWTLVDCSPAEERNASWQDFIVYRWRSACETAWVVVNYAAQPGQCRLVGAQIPKAKNNTQVLLSSQPQKPGVEMNEESIRFHFPAWGYLVFTLPD; translated from the coding sequence ATGGCGGTTTCACATTATCCATCGCTTTATCAGATCAATACACGGGTCCGGCATCGCAAATTCTGCCGCGATCGGGGTGGGGCTGCCGGCATCGGCGACTGGCCGGATAGCGAATGGCAAGGCATTGCCGAACAAGGTTTCGATTGGCTATGGCTGCTGGGCGTTTGGCAAACCGGTCAAGCCGGAGCACAAGTTTCCCGAAGTCATGAGCCGTGGCAAGCAGGTTTTCATGCGAGTTTGGCCTATTTATCCGAAGATGACATCTGCGGGTCTTGCTTCGCGGTCGCGGCTTATCGAACGGCGAAGTGTCTCGGCGGAGATGAAGCCCTTGCCAGTGTGCGCAAAAAGCTGAACGAGCGAGGCCTAAAGCTCATGCTCGATTTTGTACCGAATCACACCGCATTGGATCATCCTTGGGTTCGGCAACGCCCGGAATTTTATATTCAAGGCTCGTATGAAGATCTTACGCGAGAACCGCAAAATTATATCGAGCTCGAAAGCCTGCACGGCAAACATGTGTTTGCTTACGGCCGCGATCCTTATTTCGACGGCTGGCCTGATGCGCTGCAGGTGGACTACAGCAATCCCAAGGTACAGGAATCGATGATCGCCGAATTGCTTGCCATAGCAGAACGCTGCGATGGCGTGCGCTGCGACATGGCGATGTTGATTTTGCCGGACGTATTCGAGCGAACCTGGGGGAAATCGATAGAGCCGTTTTGGCCGAAGGCGATTGCGGCGGTGCGCGAGCGTTTTCCGAATTTCGTGTTATTGGCCGAAGTTTATTGGGATCTCGAATGGACGCTGCAGCAGCAAGGCTTCAATTACACCTACGACAAACGCCTTTACGACCGGCTCAGAGATCAAGTTGGCCGCCCGGTGCGCGAACATTTGGTCGCGGATCTGGATTTTCAGAGCAAGCTGGCGCGTTTTCTCGAAAACCACGACGAACCGCGCGCCGCGGAGACTTTTCCGCAGGATATCCACAAAGCCGCGGCGATCGTGACTTTTCTGTCGCCGGGTTTGCGTTTTTTTCATGACGGTCAATTGACTGGTAAACGTGTACATATTCCAATTCATCTGTGCCGTGGCCCCGATGAAACCGCCGATCAGCGCTTGAGCGAGTTTTACAGCGATTTGCTGCAGACCTTGCAAAGGCCGGTGTTTAGAGGCGGCGAATGGACATTGGTGGACTGCAGTCCGGCCGAAGAGCGCAACGCATCCTGGCAGGATTTCATCGTTTATCGATGGCGATCGGCCTGTGAAACGGCTTGGGTCGTCGTCAACTATGCCGCTCAGCCGGGCCAGTGTCGTCTTGTAGGGGCACAGATACCGAAAGCCAAAAATAACACGCAAGTCCTGTTGAGTTCGCAGCCGCAGAAGCCGGGTGTCGAAATGAACGAGGAGAGTATCCGGTTCCATTTTCCAGCATGGGGCTATCTTGTTTTTACGTTACCGGACTGA
- a CDS encoding gluconokinase, translating into MNSSNGTRHRTARVVIIGGVSGCGKSTVGKALAEYLGWSFIEGDAFHSEASIEKMRRGEALDDNDRKPWLESLHNEIIHHLDRGISAVLACSALKASYREILRGAEANVSFVFLSGNRESLHRRLTTRQGHFLGAELLDSQLATLESSHDILLIDSEQAVETLVESIVDWLAYSGSKCDET; encoded by the coding sequence ATGAACTCGTCGAACGGCACCCGGCATCGTACCGCGCGCGTCGTAATCATCGGCGGTGTTTCCGGTTGCGGAAAATCGACGGTCGGCAAGGCGCTGGCCGAGTATTTAGGCTGGTCCTTCATCGAAGGCGATGCGTTTCATTCCGAAGCGAGTATAGAAAAAATGCGGCGTGGCGAAGCGCTGGACGATAACGACCGAAAGCCTTGGCTGGAAAGCTTGCACAATGAAATCATACATCATCTCGATCGCGGTATTTCGGCGGTGCTGGCTTGTTCGGCATTGAAGGCGAGTTACCGCGAGATATTGCGCGGTGCCGAAGCTAACGTGAGCTTTGTCTTCTTGAGCGGCAACCGTGAAAGTCTGCATCGACGTTTGACGACACGGCAAGGCCATTTCTTAGGTGCCGAATTGCTCGATAGCCAGCTCGCGACCCTTGAATCGTCTCACGATATCCTTTTAATAGACAGCGAACAAGCCGTCGAAACGCTGGTTGAATCGATCGTGGATTGGCTGGCTTATTCTGGGAGCAAATGCGATGAAACATGA
- a CDS encoding SMP-30/gluconolactonase/LRE family protein, whose product MNRSWIGWLILGANAMKHDTEILLTGLAFPEAPRWRGDRLWFTDQHARRVMTVKTGGQAECVLETDDLPGGLAWLPDGTPLVVAMTERAIYKIKAWAWTLYADLSALAPFHCNDMIAAAGGRVYIGNFGYDLHGGAPQAKTHLIAVETDGSCRIAAEGLLFPNGCVITPDGATLIVAETFAARLTEFTIGNDGLLKDARTWADLSEATPDGICLDDEGAVWVASPGTGEVIRVERGGKISARIKPLGVPYACMLGGPERRTLFITTSETDDPDKANSLKSGRIEMAEVEVPGAGLP is encoded by the coding sequence TTGAATCGATCGTGGATTGGCTGGCTTATTCTGGGAGCAAATGCGATGAAACATGATACCGAAATACTGCTGACCGGCTTGGCCTTTCCTGAAGCGCCGCGTTGGCGCGGCGATCGTCTCTGGTTTACCGATCAGCATGCGCGGCGTGTGATGACCGTGAAAACCGGTGGGCAGGCCGAGTGTGTTCTCGAAACCGACGATCTGCCGGGCGGACTCGCTTGGCTGCCTGATGGAACGCCTTTAGTCGTTGCGATGACCGAGCGTGCCATTTATAAAATCAAAGCCTGGGCTTGGACTCTCTATGCCGATTTGTCCGCATTGGCACCGTTTCATTGCAACGACATGATCGCGGCAGCCGGCGGCCGCGTTTATATCGGCAACTTCGGCTACGATTTGCACGGCGGCGCCCCGCAAGCCAAGACTCATTTGATAGCGGTCGAAACGGACGGTAGTTGCCGGATCGCAGCCGAAGGCTTGCTGTTTCCGAACGGTTGTGTGATCACGCCGGATGGCGCGACATTGATCGTCGCGGAAACTTTCGCGGCGCGCTTGACCGAATTCACGATCGGTAACGACGGCCTGTTGAAAGACGCCCGAACTTGGGCCGATTTGAGCGAGGCAACGCCGGACGGTATCTGTCTCGACGACGAAGGCGCGGTCTGGGTCGCCAGTCCCGGAACCGGCGAAGTGATCCGGGTCGAACGGGGCGGCAAGATTTCGGCCCGTATCAAGCCGTTGGGCGTGCCGTACGCATGCATGTTGGGCGGTCCGGAGCGCCGGACTTTGTTTATCACGACTTCCGAAACGGACGATCCCGATAAGGCCAACAGTCTGAAATCGGGGCGCATCGAAATGGCCGAAGTTGAAGTGCCGGGTGCGGGTTTGCCTTGA
- a CDS encoding glucose 1-dehydrogenase translates to MPLIIEKSLAGQRALVTGGSSGIGAAIALALAEAGARVAINYLSDAEEAGKLVDQIQASGGEAIAVQADVSQEDQVIAMFQRVIGTWDSLDILVNNAGIQLDAPFVEMTLKQWETVVAVNLTGQFLCAREAVKEFLRRGVVPELSCSAGKIICNSSVHDIIPWAGHVNYAASKGGLLMFMKSLAQEVAHDKIRVNAVSPGAIKTPINRSAWETPEAEADLLKLIPYERIGDPSDIARAVVWLASDASDYVVGTTLYIDGGMTLYPGFGEGG, encoded by the coding sequence ATGCCGCTTATTATCGAGAAATCATTAGCCGGGCAACGTGCTCTAGTGACCGGCGGTAGCTCCGGCATTGGCGCGGCGATTGCGCTCGCATTGGCCGAAGCTGGCGCACGTGTGGCGATCAATTATCTGTCCGATGCCGAGGAGGCAGGAAAGTTAGTGGATCAGATACAAGCCTCGGGCGGCGAAGCCATTGCGGTTCAGGCCGATGTCAGCCAAGAAGATCAAGTGATTGCGATGTTTCAACGAGTCATCGGGACTTGGGACAGTCTCGATATTTTGGTCAACAATGCCGGCATACAGCTCGATGCGCCTTTTGTCGAGATGACCTTGAAACAATGGGAAACCGTGGTGGCGGTCAATCTGACCGGGCAGTTTTTGTGCGCCCGCGAAGCGGTCAAGGAATTTCTTCGCCGGGGTGTGGTGCCGGAATTGTCCTGTTCGGCCGGCAAGATTATTTGCAATTCCTCGGTGCATGACATTATTCCTTGGGCCGGACACGTCAATTATGCTGCGTCGAAGGGCGGCCTGTTGATGTTCATGAAGAGTCTGGCTCAGGAAGTCGCTCATGACAAGATTAGGGTCAATGCCGTGTCGCCGGGCGCGATCAAAACACCGATCAATCGTAGCGCTTGGGAAACTCCCGAGGCGGAAGCCGATTTACTGAAACTGATTCCATACGAACGCATCGGGGATCCGTCCGATATTGCCCGTGCGGTGGTTTGGCTCGCCTCCGATGCATCCGATTACGTGGTCGGCACAACGTTGTACATCGATGGCGGGATGACGCTTTATCCGGGATTTGGCGAAGGGGGATAA
- a CDS encoding TonB-dependent receptor domain-containing protein produces MRINQTTLLCLLGLLLSLLPSHVQAHTDSIAMSGWANGFNHPLHGWDHLLTMLAVGVWAAQLGGRAVWQLPIAFVGVMSLGGLAGMMGVSVPGVETMILLSVLVFGFLIVCRIRFQALLSVLIVVFFAFFHGYAHGQEMPTSASLLSFALGFMLATLLLHGAGIVAARLVLLAFAYSLGNSAYAEPSGNAAPGKPNAQVTGGESVELSEMIVTERADSMIGYADSASQGNVGQEQLEYRPITRPGEILETVPGLIASQHSGEGKANQYYLRGFNLDHGTDFLTQIEGVPVNQVSNAHGQGWTDTNFLIPELIRTLNYQKGNYYAENGDFSSTGAANIKYFNDLRDNIAKFTGGSFDYYRGLAAGSSKLDEHSRLLYAGEVVNNGGPWTVSNDYLKFNGVLRYSKEHADSGWSVTAMAYKADWNSTDQIPKRAVEAGLIDRNGTIDPTDGGSSQRYSLTAEWHRQNDSSATHLMVYGLYTQMDLYSNFTYFLNDPVRGDQFAQPDQRWTSGLKASHTFFHHLGAVDSETTLGLQIRNDTIENGLLLTQAQVSYDTVRADEVWVTSVSPYAENKTHWNDWLRTTLGVRFDGFRFNVDNSNIQENNGNTTDGLVSPKLGIVFGPWADTELYLNGGLGFHSNDARGVNTRVDPASGKSVDADGNPVKPAAPLARTYGAETGLRTTWVKGLHSTLALWWLDIDSELLFVGDAGTTEASRPSRRYGVEWANYYSPTDWLNFDADFSFSKSRFRDDAPEGNHIPGSVETVIASGATFHDLYGGFFGGPRLRYFGPRSLIEDNSVRSDSTILLSAMLGYAFNKNWTVQAEMFNLLDRKDSAIDYYYPSRLPGEDAAGIDDVHFHPIEPMSFRISLKAAF; encoded by the coding sequence ATGCGCATTAATCAAACGACTCTGCTGTGCCTTTTAGGGCTGCTGCTGTCTCTATTACCCTCACACGTCCAGGCCCATACCGACAGCATTGCAATGAGTGGCTGGGCTAACGGCTTCAATCATCCTCTGCACGGCTGGGACCATCTTTTGACCATGCTCGCCGTGGGCGTTTGGGCGGCGCAATTGGGTGGCCGAGCTGTATGGCAGCTTCCCATTGCGTTCGTCGGGGTGATGAGTCTCGGTGGGTTAGCCGGCATGATGGGGGTCTCCGTGCCGGGCGTGGAAACGATGATTCTGCTGTCCGTGTTGGTTTTCGGTTTTCTGATAGTCTGCCGCATCCGCTTTCAAGCATTGCTCAGCGTACTCATCGTAGTTTTTTTCGCCTTTTTTCATGGCTATGCGCACGGCCAGGAAATGCCCACTTCAGCCAGTCTGCTGTCATTCGCGCTCGGCTTCATGTTGGCGACCTTACTATTGCACGGTGCGGGTATCGTGGCCGCGCGTCTGGTTTTGCTAGCCTTCGCCTATTCTCTTGGCAACAGCGCTTACGCCGAACCGTCTGGGAACGCTGCACCAGGCAAACCCAACGCCCAAGTTACCGGCGGGGAATCTGTGGAACTTTCAGAAATGATCGTAACTGAACGCGCCGACTCAATGATCGGTTATGCCGACAGCGCCTCGCAAGGCAATGTGGGACAGGAGCAGTTGGAATACCGGCCCATCACCCGTCCCGGTGAAATACTCGAAACCGTGCCCGGCCTCATTGCCTCTCAACACAGTGGCGAGGGCAAGGCGAACCAGTATTATTTGCGCGGCTTTAATCTCGATCACGGTACGGATTTTCTGACCCAGATCGAGGGCGTGCCGGTCAACCAGGTCTCCAACGCGCACGGACAAGGCTGGACCGACACCAACTTTCTCATTCCCGAATTGATCAGGACCCTCAACTATCAAAAGGGTAATTACTACGCCGAAAACGGAGACTTTTCCAGTACCGGCGCGGCCAATATCAAATACTTCAACGACCTGCGCGACAACATCGCTAAATTTACCGGTGGCAGTTTCGATTACTATCGGGGGTTAGCGGCGGGATCGAGCAAACTGGATGAACACAGCCGCCTGCTTTATGCCGGTGAAGTCGTCAATAACGGCGGTCCGTGGACGGTCAGCAATGATTATCTTAAATTTAATGGCGTGCTTCGTTACAGTAAAGAGCACGCGGATTCGGGCTGGAGCGTCACGGCGATGGCCTATAAGGCCGATTGGAATTCAACCGATCAGATTCCCAAGCGTGCCGTAGAGGCCGGTTTGATAGACCGGAACGGGACCATTGACCCGACCGATGGCGGTAGCAGCCAGCGCTATAGTTTGACTGCCGAATGGCACCGGCAGAACGACTCCAGCGCTACTCATCTAATGGTGTATGGACTTTATACGCAAATGGATTTGTATTCGAATTTCACCTACTTTCTGAATGACCCGGTGCGGGGCGACCAATTTGCCCAACCTGACCAACGCTGGACCTCGGGCCTCAAAGCAAGTCATACTTTTTTTCATCACCTCGGCGCCGTCGATTCCGAGACTACCCTAGGACTGCAAATCCGTAACGATACTATCGAAAACGGCCTGCTGTTAACTCAAGCCCAGGTAAGCTATGACACTGTCCGTGCTGATGAGGTCTGGGTAACCAGTGTCAGTCCCTACGCGGAAAACAAAACGCACTGGAATGACTGGCTGCGCACCACTCTAGGGGTACGCTTCGACGGCTTTCGCTTTAATGTGGACAATAGCAATATCCAGGAAAACAACGGCAACACTACCGACGGCCTGGTCAGTCCCAAACTCGGTATCGTCTTCGGACCTTGGGCGGATACGGAGCTTTACCTGAATGGCGGCCTCGGTTTTCACAGTAACGATGCCCGCGGCGTGAACACACGCGTTGACCCCGCTAGCGGTAAATCGGTCGATGCCGACGGAAATCCCGTCAAACCGGCAGCCCCGCTGGCCCGCACGTATGGCGCGGAAACCGGGCTACGCACCACCTGGGTCAAGGGCTTGCACAGCACGTTGGCGCTATGGTGGCTGGATATTGATTCAGAACTGCTCTTCGTGGGTGATGCCGGCACCACGGAAGCCAGTCGTCCCAGTCGACGCTACGGCGTGGAGTGGGCTAATTACTACTCACCGACCGATTGGTTGAATTTCGATGCGGATTTCAGTTTTTCCAAGTCACGTTTTCGAGATGATGCGCCGGAAGGTAATCATATTCCTGGGTCAGTGGAAACAGTCATCGCCTCCGGCGCTACGTTTCATGACCTCTATGGCGGCTTTTTTGGAGGTCCGCGTCTGCGCTACTTTGGCCCACGGTCACTGATCGAAGATAACAGCGTCCGTTCAGATTCAACTATTCTTCTGTCTGCAATGCTTGGCTACGCATTCAACAAGAACTGGACTGTACAGGCGGAGATGTTTAATCTTCTGGATAGAAAAGACAGCGCCATTGACTACTACTACCCATCCCGGCTGCCCGGCGAAGACGCTGCCGGCATCGATGATGTTCACTTTCATCCGATCGAACCGATGAGTTTCCGTATTAGTTTGAAAGCAGCATTCTGA
- a CDS encoding phosphatase PAP2 family protein: protein MYFQGLKYLPTVVTFLVAIVLLVLIERISIPPYQWDRYLLSLAHGLRGFHLDRFFALITWAGSLFILIPVTALICGFLVRNGRAAEAFLLGLSLVGIALVSRLAKLWFSRPRPDLFPVIGEIPLDASYPSAHTAQIVAFSMAVCWILKTEKRCFTYYSLTGTTLLLAFLVALSRIYLQVHFPSDIVGGALLGLLWVLGLFKLLHTIGIIMR, encoded by the coding sequence ATGTACTTTCAAGGTTTGAAATACCTGCCAACAGTAGTAACTTTTTTAGTTGCAATCGTTCTGCTGGTCCTCATCGAACGCATCAGTATACCGCCGTATCAGTGGGATCGCTATTTGCTTAGCCTTGCTCACGGACTGAGAGGTTTCCATCTCGATCGTTTTTTCGCACTCATCACTTGGGCCGGCTCCCTTTTTATACTAATTCCCGTAACAGCTCTGATCTGTGGATTTCTGGTCAGAAACGGTCGCGCCGCAGAGGCTTTTTTGTTGGGTTTGAGCCTAGTCGGTATTGCCTTGGTCAGCCGTCTGGCCAAGCTCTGGTTCTCACGACCACGCCCCGATTTATTCCCGGTTATTGGTGAAATCCCTTTGGATGCCTCTTATCCCAGCGCCCACACTGCGCAAATCGTTGCCTTTTCGATGGCAGTGTGCTGGATACTGAAAACCGAGAAACGGTGCTTTACCTATTACTCTTTGACGGGGACTACCCTCTTATTGGCGTTCCTGGTCGCCCTCTCCCGCATCTATCTTCAGGTTCATTTCCCTTCGGATATAGTGGGGGGCGCCTTGCTGGGTTTGCTTTGGGTTCTGGGTCTATTTAAACTGCTGCATACCATCGGCATCATCATGAGGTAG
- a CDS encoding diacylglycerol kinase: MRNKFLNTGQSGYHPFRKLKVCLSGLRYAVLYDFSVAYKVILSVLVLAVCFYFRQWVDFISVFAATGLMLICEMFNTTVEAHSAILWKHGKTKKYVSLRILPPRPPE; this comes from the coding sequence ATGCGCAACAAGTTTCTCAATACGGGCCAGAGCGGCTACCACCCTTTTAGAAAATTGAAGGTCTGTTTATCAGGTCTACGTTACGCGGTTTTATATGATTTCAGCGTGGCCTATAAAGTCATACTTTCAGTTCTGGTTTTGGCCGTCTGTTTTTATTTTCGCCAATGGGTGGATTTCATCTCTGTATTCGCCGCCACCGGCCTGATGTTGATTTGCGAAATGTTTAACACTACTGTAGAAGCACACTCTGCGATTTTGTGGAAACACGGCAAAACGAAAAAATACGTGTCATTAAGGATATTGCCGCCGCGGCCACCGGAATAA
- a CDS encoding diacylglycerol kinase, translated as METRQNEKIRVIKDIAAAATGISILIWAVVLVSELSHLWSFVVSVF; from the coding sequence GTGGAAACACGGCAAAACGAAAAAATACGTGTCATTAAGGATATTGCCGCCGCGGCCACCGGAATAAGCATCCTGATTTGGGCAGTCGTATTAGTATCGGAGTTAAGTCATTTATGGTCATTCGTTGTATCTGTCTTTTAA
- a CDS encoding LysR family transcriptional regulator, with the protein MRYFWIIANESNLTLAAERLHVSQSGLSIQLGQLEDSLGQKLFEREGKRLLLTEAARIALDYANFIFHTGDELFSEMHGRSAGERQLLRIGAQSTLSRNLQLELMRFWAYSARLYVKYSG; encoded by the coding sequence TTGCGTTATTTTTGGATAATCGCCAACGAAAGCAACCTGACTCTAGCTGCAGAGCGTCTGCACGTTTCACAGTCGGGACTCAGCATCCAATTAGGTCAGCTCGAAGACTCACTCGGACAAAAGCTATTCGAGCGCGAGGGCAAACGCTTGCTATTGACCGAAGCAGCCCGGATTGCGCTGGATTATGCCAACTTCATCTTTCACACTGGCGATGAACTGTTCAGCGAAATGCATGGCCGTTCTGCCGGCGAACGTCAGCTGTTGCGGATTGGCGCCCAATCGACATTGTCGCGCAACCTCCAGCTCGAATTAATGCGTTTCTGGGCATACAGCGCAAGGCTCTATGTGAAATACAGCGGATAA
- a CDS encoding class I SAM-dependent methyltransferase, with the protein MLSAQHWIASLPCAVCGNNQTKIIAKKDRNGQPLTNVMCVNCGLVWVDPQPTIECTEKFYSSEYRKQYKKAFQPKHKHCYRETLRAIDRKTRFLSVYRDGMRVLDVGAGAGFFAYVLQKIGILIEGIEPNEEYANYARSNLHLNTIRTGFLRDLTTENQYDLITINHVFEHLPNPREAMVQMHKLLKKGGHVLMEIPNIEATYHAPNKIFHVGHLYWFNPNTIRALALQLGFLIDDVQIINGTKHINIVLTKSDESPASEVEVNSLVAGNAETISKVLQQHTLLRHFLTPAPYGRFLRKSHQYCKEQIDIKKFKNAKDICDSVCSKLLSIQNPK; encoded by the coding sequence GTGCTCTCAGCACAACACTGGATAGCATCATTGCCTTGCGCAGTATGCGGAAACAATCAGACAAAAATCATTGCCAAAAAAGACCGAAATGGTCAGCCGCTTACTAACGTAATGTGCGTAAACTGCGGTTTGGTCTGGGTCGATCCTCAGCCGACTATTGAATGTACTGAAAAGTTTTATTCTTCTGAGTATCGAAAACAGTACAAAAAGGCTTTTCAACCAAAACACAAGCACTGTTATCGAGAAACGCTGAGAGCCATAGACAGAAAAACTCGATTTCTATCGGTATATAGAGATGGTATGCGAGTGCTTGATGTAGGCGCAGGGGCGGGTTTTTTTGCATATGTCTTACAAAAGATAGGAATCTTAATTGAGGGAATTGAGCCTAACGAAGAGTATGCAAACTATGCACGATCTAATCTTCACTTGAACACCATAAGAACTGGATTTCTTCGAGATTTAACAACTGAAAACCAATATGACCTGATAACCATTAATCATGTGTTCGAACATCTGCCCAATCCTCGCGAAGCAATGGTACAAATGCACAAACTACTTAAAAAAGGCGGGCATGTGCTAATGGAGATACCTAATATCGAGGCGACATATCATGCACCAAATAAAATATTTCATGTCGGTCATCTTTACTGGTTCAACCCTAATACAATTCGAGCTTTAGCGCTTCAACTCGGCTTTCTTATTGATGATGTACAAATTATAAATGGCACCAAGCACATCAATATAGTGCTAACAAAAAGTGACGAATCACCAGCATCAGAAGTAGAAGTTAATTCATTGGTTGCGGGCAATGCTGAAACTATCTCAAAGGTGCTTCAACAGCACACCCTGCTAAGACATTTCTTGACACCCGCCCCTTATGGGAGATTTTTGAGAAAAAGTCATCAGTATTGCAAAGAGCAGATCGATATCAAAAAGTTTAAAAACGCCAAAGACATCTGCGATTCCGTATGCAGTAAATTGTTGTCAATTCAAAACCCGAAATAA
- a CDS encoding DUF2256 domain-containing protein, producing the protein MHRKALLPSKLCIVCGHSFVWRKKWTKHWDSVKYCSERCRRQRSTVAAT; encoded by the coding sequence ATGCACCGTAAAGCCTTGCTACCGTCGAAATTGTGCATCGTTTGCGGCCACTCGTTTGTCTGGCGCAAAAAATGGACGAAACACTGGGACTCGGTGAAGTATTGCTCCGAGCGCTGCCGCCGTCAGCGATCAACGGTAGCTGCAACATGA
- a CDS encoding cryptochrome/photolyase family protein: protein MLRALPPSAINGSCNMTTLRLILGDQLNPLHSWFARTDESVIYTLMEIRQETDYVLHHAQKIIAIFAAMREFSRHLATQGHRVHYLKIDDPDNSQSLPANLDDLIERYPITRFEYQLPDEWRLDRQLQTYCRNLAIPSQADDTEHFYTRRDEATELFGSRPHWLMEMFYRRMRVKHNVLMQDNRRPIGGQWNFDHDNRKTWLGTPAVPDDKRPHHDHSALWHAIVSAGVRSFGEADAGDFRWPLNRAEALMQLDTFIAQGLPYFGDFQDAMSLRSWRLFHSLLSFALNTKMLNPREVVERTEIAYRQGHAPLAAAEGFIRQILGWREYVRGVYWAKMPDYVMQNYFGHDRPLPSWFWSGESTMNCLAATIGQSLQYAYAHHIQRLMVIGNFALLAGLAPDAVHRWYLGVYIDAFEWVELPNTLGMSQFADGGLLATKPYVSSAAYIDRMSDYCKGCRYDKKTRTGDLACPFNALYWQFFIRHREKLNHNPRLSLVYRNLDRFAASERDAIVRRAETVLSDLDEL, encoded by the coding sequence TTGCTCCGAGCGCTGCCGCCGTCAGCGATCAACGGTAGCTGCAACATGACCACACTACGCCTGATTCTTGGCGACCAGCTTAACCCACTGCACAGCTGGTTTGCGCGAACTGACGAAAGCGTGATCTACACGTTGATGGAAATTCGCCAGGAAACCGATTATGTGCTGCACCATGCCCAAAAAATCATCGCCATTTTCGCGGCGATGCGCGAATTTTCGCGGCATCTGGCAACCCAAGGCCATCGTGTACATTACTTAAAAATCGATGACCCCGATAACTCTCAATCGCTGCCCGCCAATCTGGATGACCTGATCGAACGCTACCCAATTACGCGTTTCGAGTACCAGTTGCCTGACGAATGGCGGTTGGATCGACAGTTGCAAACTTATTGCCGAAATCTGGCGATTCCAAGCCAGGCTGACGACACCGAACATTTCTACACTCGACGCGATGAAGCGACTGAACTGTTCGGCTCACGGCCCCATTGGCTGATGGAAATGTTCTACCGTCGCATGCGCGTCAAACACAACGTACTGATGCAAGACAACCGACGGCCGATCGGCGGCCAATGGAATTTCGACCACGATAATCGCAAGACTTGGCTCGGCACACCGGCTGTGCCAGACGACAAGCGACCACATCACGACCATTCGGCGCTTTGGCACGCCATCGTTTCGGCAGGCGTGCGCAGTTTTGGCGAAGCTGATGCCGGCGATTTCCGCTGGCCGCTGAATCGCGCTGAAGCCTTAATGCAACTCGACACGTTCATCGCTCAGGGCCTGCCGTATTTCGGCGACTTTCAAGACGCGATGAGTCTGCGCAGTTGGCGGCTGTTTCATTCGCTGCTGTCGTTCGCGCTCAATACCAAAATGCTCAATCCGCGCGAGGTGGTTGAGCGCACCGAAATCGCCTATCGCCAAGGTCATGCTCCGCTGGCGGCCGCCGAGGGCTTTATTCGCCAAATTCTGGGCTGGCGCGAGTACGTGCGAGGTGTGTATTGGGCGAAGATGCCGGATTACGTGATGCAAAACTATTTCGGCCACGATAGGCCGCTGCCGTCCTGGTTCTGGTCCGGCGAAAGCACTATGAATTGTCTGGCGGCGACCATCGGCCAATCATTGCAATATGCCTATGCTCATCATATCCAGCGTTTGATGGTGATTGGCAATTTTGCGCTGTTGGCGGGCCTTGCGCCCGACGCGGTGCATCGCTGGTATCTCGGCGTGTATATCGACGCCTTCGAATGGGTGGAACTGCCCAACACCTTAGGCATGAGCCAGTTCGCCGACGGCGGGCTGCTCGCCACCAAACCCTATGTATCCAGCGCGGCCTACATCGATCGCATGAGCGATTATTGCAAAGGGTGCCGCTACGACAAAAAAACCCGCACCGGCGACCTTGCCTGTCCGTTCAACGCGCTGTACTGGCAATTTTTTATCCGTCACCGCGAAAAGCTCAACCACAATCCGCGACTGAGCTTGGTTTACCGCAATCTCGACCGCTTCGCGGCTTCAGAACGCGACGCGATAGTCCGGCGTGCCGAAACGGTTTTATCGGATTTGGACGAGTTGTAA